The following proteins are encoded in a genomic region of Glycine soja cultivar W05 chromosome 17, ASM419377v2, whole genome shotgun sequence:
- the LOC114393077 gene encoding uncharacterized protein LOC114393077 isoform X1, whose product MSWRRVLNSAQALAAHTFLLCFTLFLVLKLDHNLSCSWWVIFSPLWMFHGVVARGRFSLPAPSAPRNRNWAPCHAVIATPLLIAFELLLCIYLESLYDLGYAAVDLKIVFLPLLTFEIIILIDNFRMCKALMPGDEENMSDEAIWETLPHFWVAISMVFFIAATVFTLLKLSGDVGALGWWDLFINFAIAECFAFLVCTKWSNPVIHRNSREASSSSSTTITYLDWNSGLVVSTDENQHQGRMCSLQDIGGHFMKVPIIVFQVLLCMHLEGTPACAVHIPLPVIFSPLFLLQGAGVMLSASKLGEKLVLLLRSGAGGGIYFRFSSRAHDCLGFLHHGSRLLGWWSIDEGSREEQARLYHEGAIGYNTFCGYPPEIVKKMPKKELAEEVWRLQAALGEQTEITKFSQQEYERLQNEKVLCRVCFEGEINVVLLPCRHRVLCSTCSEKCKKCPICRDSIAERLPVYDV is encoded by the exons ATGAGCTGGCGCAGGGTATTGAATTCAGCACAGGCCTTGGCTGCACACACTTTCCTTTTGTGCTTCACTCTCTTCCTCGTTCTCAAGCTCGATCACAACCTCTCTTGTTCTTGGTG GGTAATATTTTCACCTCTTTGGATGTTCCATGGTGTTGTGGCTCGAGGAAGGTTTTCATTACCTGCGCCATCTGCTCCACGTAATCGAAAT TGGGCACCATGCCATGCCGTCATTGCAACACCATTGCTTATTGCATTTGAATTGCTCCTTTGTATATACCTTGAGAGCTTATATG ATCTTGGCTATGCTGCAGTTGATCTAAAGATAGTGTTTCTTCCCTTACTAACATTTGAAATCATTATTCTCATTGACAATTTCAG gATGTGTAAGGCTCTAATGCCAGGGGATGAAGAAAATATGAGTGATGAGGCTATATGGGAAACTCTCCCT CATTTTTGGGTTGCTATCTCTATGGTGTTCTTCATTGCTGCTACAGTCTTCACACTCCTAAAACTTAGTG GTGATGTAGGTGCTCTGGGCTGGTGGGActtgtttattaattttgc TATTGCCGAGTGCTTTGCTTTCCTTGTATGTACAAAGTGGTCCAATCCAGTCATTCATAGAAATTCAAGAGAAGCCAGTAGTTCATCTTCAACTACGATTACATATCTTGACTGGAACAGTGGTTTAGTGGTTTCTACAGACGAAAATCAACACCAGGGGAGAATGTGTAGCCTTCAAGACATAGGAGGTCATTTCATGAAAGTACCAATTATTGTATTCCAGGTTCTTCTTTGTATGCATCTAGAG GGAACACCTGCTTGTGCTGTACATATACCTCTTCCAGTTATTTTCTCTCCCCTTTTCCTACTGCAAGGAGCTGGGGTAATGTTATCTGCATCTAAATTAGGGGAGAAACTTGTGCTTCTGCTACGAAGTGGAGCTGGTGGAggaatatattttagattttcttcaaGAGCTCATGATTGCTTGGGGTTCTTGCATCATGGTTCTAG ATTATTAGGTTGGTGGTCAATTGATGAAGGGAGTCGGGAAGAACAAGCACGACTATACCATGAGGGAGCAATTGG GTATAATACATTTTGTGGTTATCCTCCTGAGATTGTTAAGAAAATGCCAAAAAAGGAACTTGCTGAGGAG GTTTGGAGACTCCAGGCAGCTCTTGGCGAACAAACTGAAATTACAAAGTTCAGCCAACAGGAGTATGAAAGACTTCAAAAT GAGAAAGTGTTATGCAGAGTTTGTTTCGAGGGAGAGATTAACGTTGTACTGCTCCCATGTAGGCATCGTGTTCTTTGCAG CACTTGCTCAGAGAAGTGTAAGAAGTGCCCGATTTGCCGTGACTCCATTGCTGAGCGTCTGCCTGTATATGATGTTTAG
- the LOC114393077 gene encoding uncharacterized protein LOC114393077 isoform X2, with protein MSWRRVLNSAQALAAHTFLLCFTLFLVLKLDHNLSCSWWVIFSPLWMFHGVVARGRFSLPAPSAPRNRNWAPCHAVIATPLLIAFELLLCIYLESLYDLGYAAVDLKIVFLPLLTFEIIILIDNFRMCKALMPGDEENMSDEAIWETLPHFWVAISMVFFIAATVFTLLKLSGDVGALGWWDLFINFAIAECFAFLVCTKWSNPVIHRNSREASSSSSTTITYLDWNSGLVVSTDENQHQGRMCSLQDIGGHFMKVPIIVFQVLLCMHLEGTPACAVHIPLPVIFSPLFLLQGAGVMLSASKLGEKLVLLLRSGAGGGIYFRFSSRAHDCLGFLHHGSRLLGWWSIDEGSREEQARLYHEGAIGYNTFCGYPPEIVKKMPKKELAEEEKVLCRVCFEGEINVVLLPCRHRVLCSTCSEKCKKCPICRDSIAERLPVYDV; from the exons ATGAGCTGGCGCAGGGTATTGAATTCAGCACAGGCCTTGGCTGCACACACTTTCCTTTTGTGCTTCACTCTCTTCCTCGTTCTCAAGCTCGATCACAACCTCTCTTGTTCTTGGTG GGTAATATTTTCACCTCTTTGGATGTTCCATGGTGTTGTGGCTCGAGGAAGGTTTTCATTACCTGCGCCATCTGCTCCACGTAATCGAAAT TGGGCACCATGCCATGCCGTCATTGCAACACCATTGCTTATTGCATTTGAATTGCTCCTTTGTATATACCTTGAGAGCTTATATG ATCTTGGCTATGCTGCAGTTGATCTAAAGATAGTGTTTCTTCCCTTACTAACATTTGAAATCATTATTCTCATTGACAATTTCAG gATGTGTAAGGCTCTAATGCCAGGGGATGAAGAAAATATGAGTGATGAGGCTATATGGGAAACTCTCCCT CATTTTTGGGTTGCTATCTCTATGGTGTTCTTCATTGCTGCTACAGTCTTCACACTCCTAAAACTTAGTG GTGATGTAGGTGCTCTGGGCTGGTGGGActtgtttattaattttgc TATTGCCGAGTGCTTTGCTTTCCTTGTATGTACAAAGTGGTCCAATCCAGTCATTCATAGAAATTCAAGAGAAGCCAGTAGTTCATCTTCAACTACGATTACATATCTTGACTGGAACAGTGGTTTAGTGGTTTCTACAGACGAAAATCAACACCAGGGGAGAATGTGTAGCCTTCAAGACATAGGAGGTCATTTCATGAAAGTACCAATTATTGTATTCCAGGTTCTTCTTTGTATGCATCTAGAG GGAACACCTGCTTGTGCTGTACATATACCTCTTCCAGTTATTTTCTCTCCCCTTTTCCTACTGCAAGGAGCTGGGGTAATGTTATCTGCATCTAAATTAGGGGAGAAACTTGTGCTTCTGCTACGAAGTGGAGCTGGTGGAggaatatattttagattttcttcaaGAGCTCATGATTGCTTGGGGTTCTTGCATCATGGTTCTAG ATTATTAGGTTGGTGGTCAATTGATGAAGGGAGTCGGGAAGAACAAGCACGACTATACCATGAGGGAGCAATTGG GTATAATACATTTTGTGGTTATCCTCCTGAGATTGTTAAGAAAATGCCAAAAAAGGAACTTGCTGAGGAG GAGAAAGTGTTATGCAGAGTTTGTTTCGAGGGAGAGATTAACGTTGTACTGCTCCCATGTAGGCATCGTGTTCTTTGCAG CACTTGCTCAGAGAAGTGTAAGAAGTGCCCGATTTGCCGTGACTCCATTGCTGAGCGTCTGCCTGTATATGATGTTTAG
- the LOC114393077 gene encoding uncharacterized protein LOC114393077 isoform X3, with protein MFHGVVARGRFSLPAPSAPRNRNWAPCHAVIATPLLIAFELLLCIYLESLYDLGYAAVDLKIVFLPLLTFEIIILIDNFRMCKALMPGDEENMSDEAIWETLPHFWVAISMVFFIAATVFTLLKLSGDVGALGWWDLFINFAIAECFAFLVCTKWSNPVIHRNSREASSSSSTTITYLDWNSGLVVSTDENQHQGRMCSLQDIGGHFMKVPIIVFQVLLCMHLEGTPACAVHIPLPVIFSPLFLLQGAGVMLSASKLGEKLVLLLRSGAGGGIYFRFSSRAHDCLGFLHHGSRLLGWWSIDEGSREEQARLYHEGAIGYNTFCGYPPEIVKKMPKKELAEEVWRLQAALGEQTEITKFSQQEYERLQNEKVLCRVCFEGEINVVLLPCRHRVLCSTCSEKCKKCPICRDSIAERLPVYDV; from the exons ATGTTCCATGGTGTTGTGGCTCGAGGAAGGTTTTCATTACCTGCGCCATCTGCTCCACGTAATCGAAAT TGGGCACCATGCCATGCCGTCATTGCAACACCATTGCTTATTGCATTTGAATTGCTCCTTTGTATATACCTTGAGAGCTTATATG ATCTTGGCTATGCTGCAGTTGATCTAAAGATAGTGTTTCTTCCCTTACTAACATTTGAAATCATTATTCTCATTGACAATTTCAG gATGTGTAAGGCTCTAATGCCAGGGGATGAAGAAAATATGAGTGATGAGGCTATATGGGAAACTCTCCCT CATTTTTGGGTTGCTATCTCTATGGTGTTCTTCATTGCTGCTACAGTCTTCACACTCCTAAAACTTAGTG GTGATGTAGGTGCTCTGGGCTGGTGGGActtgtttattaattttgc TATTGCCGAGTGCTTTGCTTTCCTTGTATGTACAAAGTGGTCCAATCCAGTCATTCATAGAAATTCAAGAGAAGCCAGTAGTTCATCTTCAACTACGATTACATATCTTGACTGGAACAGTGGTTTAGTGGTTTCTACAGACGAAAATCAACACCAGGGGAGAATGTGTAGCCTTCAAGACATAGGAGGTCATTTCATGAAAGTACCAATTATTGTATTCCAGGTTCTTCTTTGTATGCATCTAGAG GGAACACCTGCTTGTGCTGTACATATACCTCTTCCAGTTATTTTCTCTCCCCTTTTCCTACTGCAAGGAGCTGGGGTAATGTTATCTGCATCTAAATTAGGGGAGAAACTTGTGCTTCTGCTACGAAGTGGAGCTGGTGGAggaatatattttagattttcttcaaGAGCTCATGATTGCTTGGGGTTCTTGCATCATGGTTCTAG ATTATTAGGTTGGTGGTCAATTGATGAAGGGAGTCGGGAAGAACAAGCACGACTATACCATGAGGGAGCAATTGG GTATAATACATTTTGTGGTTATCCTCCTGAGATTGTTAAGAAAATGCCAAAAAAGGAACTTGCTGAGGAG GTTTGGAGACTCCAGGCAGCTCTTGGCGAACAAACTGAAATTACAAAGTTCAGCCAACAGGAGTATGAAAGACTTCAAAAT GAGAAAGTGTTATGCAGAGTTTGTTTCGAGGGAGAGATTAACGTTGTACTGCTCCCATGTAGGCATCGTGTTCTTTGCAG CACTTGCTCAGAGAAGTGTAAGAAGTGCCCGATTTGCCGTGACTCCATTGCTGAGCGTCTGCCTGTATATGATGTTTAG